CGTCTCCCGCACGATCAGCCGGTAGCCTTCCCCGGCCAGCAGATGCTGCATCCAGGAGAAGAGCCGGCTGTAGGCCGGCAGCATATAGCCAAACGCGAAGATGAGCCGCACCGCCCGGCCCTGACTGAAACTGCCCGAGCCCCTCAGTCGGTGGACGAGGCCCTGCGCCCGCAGCTCCTCCAGCGCGCGCCTCGCGGTGTTGCGGGCCACCCCATAGCGTTTCGCCAGGGCGTTCTCGGAAGGCAGAGGCCGGGCCGTATCACCCGGCGCCTGCAAAGTGGCCAGCAGGTTGTCGGCAATGCGGCGATAATGGGGTATTCCCGGGTTTCGAGGCATAAATAGTTGCTCAATTCATTAGCCAAGGAATTTCCTGGCTTCATTCATGATTACCACGGCTGTAATGTCCGCTATCGTGAACATACCGTCAAGGATCGTCTGTTGAACTTGCATGGGATCCGAGGCTATGGTACTCATATGGCCATGGATTTTACAAACCCCGTACGGCTTCGCCTGCAGGATGTTTTTTCGAACTATCCTGAGATTCTGGCTGTTTATCTGTTTGGCTCCCACGCCACAGCAACGGCCAGGCCGGATAGCGACTACGATTTCGCGGTGGTGTCAGATCGGAAGAGGTCGGCCCGAAGTCGAAAACTGGACATCCTGTCGGATCTCGCTCAAATCGGCTTTGATAATGTCGACCTTGCCTTTTTAGATCGTGACAACCTGGTGCTTAGCCATGAAGCGGTTCGAATGAATCGGGTCATATTCTCCCGTCCGGAGTTTGATCCTGACTCCTTCTATTCTAAAGTCATCCGCATGTACTTCGATTTTCTGCCATATGTGAACACTCAGCGGGCGGCCTTGAAACAAAGGATTCTCCATGGTGCGACCTGAAGTCATTCATAAACGCCTCGGCAAAGTCGACGAATATCTGACGATCCTGAAGAAAATTCAGCGTTACCCTCTCGATGAATTTCTGGCTGACCCCGAAAAATATGGTAGCGCGGAACGATTTTTACAGCTCACGATCGAAGCGCTGAACGATATTGGGAGTCACCTCGTTGCTGACCTGAATTTAGGGATCGTGGACTCAGCAGGCGATATTCCTCGCCTCCTCTGTGAAAAAGGGTATTTCGGTGAAGAACTGCGGGAAATCTGGATTCGTATGATTGGATTCAGAAACATACTCGTCCACGACTACTTGGATGTCGACCGACGAGTGGTTCACGAAGTCCTGCAAAAAAACATCACTGACGTTCAATCCCTGATGCGCGTATTTGCCCGTTTTCTTTGAATCTGGGAATAGGAATTCAGGGACCGCGCCCGGCATTGGCGAGGTTGAGAATCATCCGTGAAAATCCCCCCCACAAACCCGGCAACGCCGTTTCGAGGCATAAATAGTTGTTCAATTCAATCGCGCACATAATCGGGTTGTCTTGGTGAGATAATGGCATAATGTTTGGAATATCGCCAAGTACGAATTGAGCAACCTTGGCGGCCAGCGGGCAGATCGGGTGTTGCGTCCGGCATTTTCCAAGACCTATTATGTCATCAACACATGCAAAAAGGAGATCTCATGAAGACGCAGTTGGTCACGCTTGCGGTTGCTGCCCTGCTCAACATCATCGTCGTCGTGCTCACCCGCGCCGACAGCGTCAATATCAATAACGCCGGCTTTGAGACGCCCACGTTGGCCGATGGCAACTACGTTCCTACTACTGCCGGTAATCCCACACTGTCCGGCGGTTGGACCAACAACGTCGGTACAGATCACAATGCCGGTATCTTGAATCCGAGTAGCGGGATGTGTGTCGGCGGCAACGCCCCGGAAGGCACCAACGTGCTCTATGTGTACAGCAGCACCGGCAGTGGAAATACCGCGAGTTCCGTCGTTGCGCAGGTGTTGAGCACCAATCTCCAAGTTGCGGTTTACACCTTGACTGTTAAAGTGGGTGACCGGTTGGATACGGCAAACAACGGGTACGCTGTCCGGCTCGGCTATGGCGCCTCGATGGGTAGCTTCACTCTACTGGCGGAGGATAACAACACGTTGACCCTCCCGAACGGTGGGTGGGTCACCTCTACCGTCACCTACACAAATCGCACCGCTATCGCCCAACCGTTGCAGATCCAACTCATCGCCAAGAACGGAAACGGTACCCAGGTCATCTTTGACGATGTGTCGATTACAGCTACCCTTCTTCCCCGCGGTACATTGATTTGGATTGAATGACAAGGTGCAGCAATGAAAATTGAACATCAATGCATGGGGGATCTTGCGAAACGGGGGCTCCTGTTTCTGATCGGCGCGCTCGCCCTGGGCCCGGCCTTCACCGCCCAGGCGGCTCCGGAGGTGTTCGACGATTTCGAAGGATACGGCTCCGGGATGACGTTCACCTCCCCCACGAACGGGTGGCAGGCGTCCGGGACCGCCGCCTATGTGACCAACAGCGGCGGCTATGTGACCAACAGCGTGACGCCTTCAAATAGCGTGTTCCTGGGGTTGGCCGTCGCCCTGACGAATTCCCTGCCCACCCCTGCCGTGAATCGAGTCTGGACGGATATGCGGATCAGACCGGTGGCCGGGGAGGAGCCGCCCAATGCCCCGACCGGAACCGCCAGTTTCGTCTGCTATTTCAACGCCAACGGGTACCCGGTCCTGGCCACGAATGGCGTGTGGTTCGCCTGCACGAACGATATCTGGGGCAATGGCCTTCTTCCGGCGACCAATGGCTATGTGCGGATTTCCCTTTTCCAAGACTACAGCGCCTCGAACCAGGTGGTGTTCCTCGATGACCGGCTGATTCTCCAGGATGCGCGCTTCTCGGGTACGGCGGGCAGTTATCATCAACTCGGCTTCCAGAATTCCGACAGCAATAGTTGGCTGGATAATGTGTGGATCCGGACCAATGCGGGGCCGCAAAGCCTGACCAACGATATCAATCTCGATGGCCTGGCCGATGCCGCCGAGGTGGTCGTCTATGGTCGCGCCGCCCGGAAGCTGTATGTCTTTGCGGGGACGACGAACCTTGTGCCGGTATTCACCACGATCACCAATGCCATCGCCGCCTGGCGGCCCCGGGATGTCATCCATGTCATTGCCGGTAATTACGCGGGCGAGAGTGTCGTGGTGGCGGCCAATCCATCCAATATC
Above is a window of bacterium DNA encoding:
- a CDS encoding nucleotidyltransferase domain-containing protein; amino-acid sequence: MLNSLAKEFPGFIHDYHGCNVRYREHTVKDRLLNLHGIRGYGTHMAMDFTNPVRLRLQDVFSNYPEILAVYLFGSHATATARPDSDYDFAVVSDRKRSARSRKLDILSDLAQIGFDNVDLAFLDRDNLVLSHEAVRMNRVIFSRPEFDPDSFYSKVIRMYFDFLPYVNTQRAALKQRILHGAT
- a CDS encoding DUF86 domain-containing protein, giving the protein MVRPEVIHKRLGKVDEYLTILKKIQRYPLDEFLADPEKYGSAERFLQLTIEALNDIGSHLVADLNLGIVDSAGDIPRLLCEKGYFGEELREIWIRMIGFRNILVHDYLDVDRRVVHEVLQKNITDVQSLMRVFARFL